One segment of Paenibacillus pabuli DNA contains the following:
- the lysS gene encoding lysine--tRNA ligase, translated as MTDEVLNQETELSELLQIRRDKLDELRKLGIDPFGQKYVRTEEAGSILKKYETLTKEELEEKQIEVSIAGRIMAKRGMGKASFAHIQDLSGRIQIYVRQDTVSEDKFAAFSLLDLGDIVGVSGVVFKTKTGETSVKVKDLEVLSKSLYPLPDKYHGLTDVELRYRQRYVDLIMNPEVQQTFITRSKIIQSMRRYLDSLGYLEVETPTLHSIAGGAAARPFITHHNALDMELYMRIAIELHLKRLIVGGLEKVYEIGRVYRNEGMSTRHNPEFTMIELYEAYADYKDIMQLTENLVAHIAQEVLGTQVIQYADYQVDLTPQWRRVTMVDAVKEVVGVDFSVHMTDEEAHQLAKEHKVPVEPHMTFGHILNAFFEQFVEETLIQPTFIMGHPVEISPLAKKSDTDPRFTDRFELFIVGREHANAFTELNDPIDQRQRFEAQLLEKEHGNDEAHEMDDDFIRALEYGMPPTGGLGIGIDRLIMLLTNSSSIRDVLLFPHMRPRTQE; from the coding sequence ATGACGGATGAAGTCTTGAATCAGGAAACCGAACTTAGCGAGCTTTTGCAAATTCGCCGCGACAAATTGGACGAGCTCCGCAAATTGGGAATCGACCCTTTTGGCCAAAAATACGTACGTACCGAAGAAGCCGGTTCTATTCTGAAGAAGTATGAAACACTGACCAAAGAAGAGCTGGAAGAGAAGCAGATCGAAGTCAGTATTGCCGGACGGATTATGGCGAAGCGGGGAATGGGTAAGGCAAGCTTTGCACATATTCAGGACCTGAGCGGCAGAATCCAGATCTATGTTCGTCAGGATACGGTATCTGAGGACAAGTTTGCGGCTTTCAGCCTGCTGGATCTTGGTGATATCGTTGGTGTTAGTGGCGTAGTCTTCAAGACCAAAACCGGTGAAACGTCTGTCAAAGTTAAAGATTTGGAAGTACTGTCCAAGTCACTTTACCCGCTTCCGGATAAATATCATGGTCTCACCGATGTAGAGCTGCGTTATCGCCAGCGCTATGTTGACCTGATCATGAACCCAGAAGTACAACAGACCTTTATTACACGCTCCAAAATCATTCAGTCGATGCGCCGCTACCTGGACTCCCTTGGCTATCTTGAAGTGGAAACTCCTACACTGCACAGTATTGCTGGTGGTGCGGCTGCACGTCCGTTCATTACGCATCATAATGCGCTCGACATGGAATTGTACATGCGTATTGCAATTGAGCTTCACTTAAAACGTCTGATTGTAGGCGGACTCGAAAAAGTGTATGAAATTGGCCGTGTCTATCGAAATGAGGGAATGTCGACTCGTCACAACCCTGAATTCACGATGATTGAGCTGTACGAGGCTTACGCCGACTATAAAGATATCATGCAATTGACCGAGAATCTGGTCGCTCATATTGCACAGGAAGTGCTTGGAACACAGGTGATTCAATATGCCGATTACCAAGTAGACCTTACTCCGCAATGGCGCCGTGTAACGATGGTAGATGCCGTTAAGGAAGTTGTTGGTGTGGACTTCTCCGTGCATATGACAGATGAAGAAGCTCACCAGCTGGCAAAAGAGCACAAGGTTCCGGTTGAGCCACATATGACGTTTGGCCACATTCTGAATGCATTCTTCGAGCAGTTTGTTGAAGAAACGCTGATCCAACCAACGTTTATTATGGGACACCCGGTTGAGATTTCTCCACTGGCGAAGAAAAGTGACACAGATCCGCGTTTCACAGACCGCTTCGAGCTGTTCATCGTGGGACGCGAGCACGCAAATGCCTTCACCGAGTTGAATGATCCAATTGATCAGCGTCAGCGCTTTGAGGCACAGCTGCTGGAGAAAGAACACGGGAATGATGAAGCGCACGAAATGGATGATGACTTCATCCGTGCACTCGAATACGGAATGCCGCCGACAGGTGGATTGGGTATCGGGATTGATCGCCTGATCATGTTGCTCACCAACTCATCGTCCATTCGTGACGTACTGCTCTTCCCTCACATGCGTCCGCGTACGCAAGAATAA
- the serS gene encoding serine--tRNA ligase → MLDVKILRNEYARVEEALTNRGKSLDLIAGFSEMDAKRRELLQESETLKNRRNTVSGEVARLKKNRENADDLIVEMREVSDRIKAMDEEVRELEAKISDLTMAIPNIPNESVPVGASEDDNVEIRRWSEPKSFGFTPKAHWEIAQDLDILDFEAAAKVTGSRFTFYKGLGARLERALINFMMDLHSDQHGYEEILPPYIVNRDSLFGTGQLPKFEEDLFKLKDTEYYLIPTAEVPVTNYHREEILNAEDLPKHFVAYSSCFRSEAGSAGRDTRGLIRQHQFNKVELLKLSSPETSYEELEKMTQNAERVLQLLELPYRVLALCTADMGFTSAKTYDLEVWLPESNTYREISSCSNCEDFQARRANIRFRREPKAKPEFVHTLNGSGLAVGRTVAAILENYQQEDGTVVIPEALRPYMGGISVITRRS, encoded by the coding sequence ATGCTTGATGTAAAGATATTGCGGAATGAATACGCACGTGTAGAAGAAGCGTTAACGAACCGTGGCAAGTCACTCGATCTCATTGCTGGATTTTCCGAGATGGATGCGAAGCGCCGGGAGCTGCTGCAAGAGAGCGAGACGTTGAAGAACCGCCGCAATACAGTATCCGGTGAAGTTGCCAGGCTTAAAAAGAATCGCGAGAACGCGGATGATTTGATTGTTGAGATGCGCGAAGTGTCTGATCGTATCAAAGCGATGGATGAAGAGGTCCGAGAGCTGGAAGCGAAGATTAGCGATCTGACGATGGCCATTCCTAACATTCCAAATGAGAGTGTACCTGTTGGCGCATCTGAAGATGATAATGTAGAGATTCGCCGCTGGTCCGAACCGAAGTCGTTTGGTTTTACACCAAAAGCACACTGGGAGATTGCGCAGGATCTCGATATTCTTGATTTTGAGGCTGCTGCCAAAGTTACGGGTTCCCGTTTTACGTTCTACAAAGGACTTGGTGCACGTCTAGAGCGAGCTCTGATTAACTTCATGATGGATCTGCACAGTGATCAACATGGATATGAGGAGATTTTGCCTCCATACATCGTCAACCGCGACAGTCTGTTCGGAACAGGCCAATTGCCAAAATTCGAAGAAGATCTGTTCAAGCTGAAGGATACGGAATATTATCTGATCCCTACCGCGGAAGTTCCGGTAACGAACTATCATCGCGAAGAGATTTTGAATGCGGAGGATCTGCCGAAGCACTTCGTTGCATACAGCTCATGCTTCCGTTCCGAAGCAGGCTCTGCCGGGCGTGATACACGTGGATTAATCCGTCAGCATCAGTTTAATAAGGTTGAATTGTTGAAGTTGTCTTCTCCTGAAACCTCCTATGAGGAATTGGAAAAAATGACGCAAAATGCTGAGCGTGTGCTTCAATTGCTGGAATTGCCATACCGTGTCTTGGCGCTGTGCACAGCGGATATGGGCTTCACTTCAGCGAAAACCTATGACCTCGAGGTATGGTTGCCGGAAAGCAATACATATCGTGAAATCTCTTCCTGCTCTAACTGTGAAGACTTCCAGGCACGCCGTGCCAACATTCGTTTCCGCAGAGAGCCTAAGGCTAAGCCTGAGTTTGTCCATACACTGAACGGTTCCGGACTCGCTG
- the guaB gene encoding IMP dehydrogenase translates to MWEDKFGKEGLTFDDVLLVPRKSETLPKEVDVSVRLSDSVKLNIPLISAGMDTVTEATLAIAIAREGGIGIIHKNMSVEQQAEEVDRVKRSESGVITNPFSLTAEHLVSDAEEVMAKYRISGVPIVEGDQKLVGILTNRDLRFIHDYGIKISEVMTRENLVTAPVGTTLQEAEGILQKHKIEKLPLVDESNTLKGLITIKDIEKAIQFPNAAKDAQGRLLVGAAIGISKDTFERADALVQAGVDLITVDSAHGHHINIIEAVRQLRERFPNLTIIAGNVATGAATRDLIEAGASVVKVGIGPGSICTTRVIAGIGVPQVTAVYDCATVAREYGVPIIADGGIKYSGEITKALAAGAHAVMLGSLFAGTAESPGETEIFQGRSYKVYRGMGSMAAMKQGSKDRYFQDDDKKLVPEGIEGRVAYKGPLSDTIHQLIGGLRSGMGYCGTSNLEQLRNDTGFIRITGAGLRESHPHDVQITKEAPNYSL, encoded by the coding sequence GTGTGGGAAGATAAGTTTGGTAAGGAAGGTTTAACCTTTGACGATGTATTGCTAGTGCCACGGAAATCCGAGACACTGCCTAAAGAAGTGGATGTATCGGTTCGTTTGAGCGATAGCGTAAAACTGAATATTCCTCTGATCAGTGCTGGTATGGATACCGTTACTGAAGCGACTTTGGCCATTGCCATTGCACGTGAAGGCGGTATTGGAATTATCCACAAAAACATGTCTGTTGAACAGCAAGCGGAAGAAGTAGATCGGGTTAAACGTTCAGAGAGCGGCGTTATTACCAATCCGTTCTCACTGACTGCTGAGCACCTGGTGTCGGATGCAGAAGAGGTTATGGCTAAATATCGCATCTCTGGTGTACCGATTGTAGAAGGGGATCAGAAGCTCGTTGGTATTTTGACAAACCGTGACTTGCGTTTTATTCATGACTACGGTATTAAAATCAGCGAAGTCATGACTCGCGAAAATTTGGTCACTGCTCCTGTAGGTACAACGCTGCAAGAAGCAGAAGGGATTCTCCAAAAGCATAAAATTGAGAAACTTCCATTAGTGGATGAGTCCAACACGCTGAAAGGCCTCATCACGATTAAAGATATTGAAAAAGCTATTCAATTCCCTAATGCAGCCAAAGATGCTCAAGGGCGCCTGTTGGTTGGTGCGGCCATTGGTATCTCCAAGGATACCTTTGAACGTGCGGATGCACTCGTACAAGCTGGTGTAGACCTGATTACCGTTGACTCGGCTCATGGACATCACATCAACATCATTGAGGCTGTTCGTCAGCTGCGCGAGCGTTTCCCGAACTTGACTATCATTGCAGGTAACGTCGCTACTGGTGCTGCTACCCGTGATTTGATCGAGGCAGGTGCATCGGTTGTCAAAGTTGGTATTGGTCCGGGTTCTATCTGTACAACACGTGTTATTGCCGGTATAGGTGTACCTCAAGTAACGGCTGTTTACGATTGTGCTACAGTAGCGCGTGAATACGGGGTACCAATCATCGCCGATGGTGGGATTAAATACTCAGGTGAGATTACTAAGGCCCTGGCAGCAGGAGCACATGCAGTCATGCTGGGAAGTTTGTTTGCGGGGACAGCTGAAAGCCCAGGGGAAACCGAAATCTTCCAAGGACGAAGCTACAAAGTATACCGCGGTATGGGTTCAATGGCTGCAATGAAACAAGGCAGTAAGGATCGATACTTCCAGGATGATGACAAAAAGCTCGTTCCGGAAGGAATCGAGGGCCGTGTAGCTTATAAAGGTCCACTGTCAGATACCATTCATCAGCTGATTGGTGGCCTACGTTCGGGTATGGGCTATTGCGGAACAAGCAACCTTGAACAGCTTCGCAACGATACAGGCTTTATCCGTATTACTGGTGCAGGGCTTCGCGAAAGTCATCCACATGATGTTCAAATTACAAAAGAAGCACCTAACTACTCGTTGTAA
- a CDS encoding D-alanyl-D-alanine carboxypeptidase family protein, protein MKAKQLNKKKRQMLKKSVASVMLVNMLCMSAVMPVMAAANDSGQVLTAAATTTKTEKVVQVPSVDSLGLEVRSAVLMEASTGQILLNVNADKAMPPASMTKMMTEYIVAEQVKQGKLSWDDVVTVKRNAAESVGSRIFLAEGDQHTVKELYIAMAVGSANDATVALAEHVAGSEENFVKMMNEEAKRMGMKDTYFINSSGLDRADMPADFRPAEDKETVMSALDAAILCRYIIQDHPDYTDFTTIQSYKFRPNDKDPIINYNWMLEANKNITNFKSYAYEGLDGMKTGHTTNAGNNFTGTAERDGMRLISVVMGTDSEPARFRETKKVLDYGYNNFEVKQAVAGKTKVTGWETVPLKKGKETNVPVVTDNAVSFVVPKGTQNLDVTFKANVTEADKLVAPIKAGTKVGTVTYTYKADGVEPQEKTVNLITAEEAEKGGWFRLFFRAVKDFFVDLFDGIKNLF, encoded by the coding sequence TTGAAAGCTAAACAATTGAACAAAAAGAAACGCCAAATGCTCAAAAAAAGCGTAGCCTCGGTTATGCTGGTCAATATGCTCTGCATGTCTGCAGTAATGCCGGTAATGGCTGCTGCGAATGATTCAGGGCAGGTACTGACTGCTGCTGCGACAACAACGAAGACTGAAAAAGTTGTGCAAGTTCCTTCTGTAGACTCACTTGGACTTGAAGTTAGATCTGCGGTACTCATGGAGGCTTCGACAGGCCAGATTCTGCTTAATGTGAATGCGGACAAAGCCATGCCGCCTGCCAGCATGACGAAGATGATGACCGAGTACATTGTGGCTGAGCAGGTCAAGCAAGGGAAGTTAAGCTGGGATGATGTGGTTACGGTAAAAAGAAATGCAGCAGAGAGCGTAGGATCACGTATATTCCTGGCCGAAGGCGATCAGCACACAGTTAAAGAGCTGTACATTGCTATGGCTGTCGGTTCTGCAAACGATGCTACGGTAGCTTTGGCTGAACATGTTGCCGGATCCGAAGAAAATTTTGTTAAAATGATGAATGAAGAAGCGAAACGGATGGGAATGAAGGATACGTACTTCATAAATTCATCAGGCCTCGATCGTGCCGATATGCCTGCAGACTTCCGTCCTGCCGAAGATAAAGAAACGGTCATGTCTGCACTCGACGCAGCAATCCTGTGCAGATATATCATTCAGGATCATCCGGACTACACAGACTTTACAACGATTCAATCTTATAAATTCCGCCCTAATGATAAAGATCCAATTATTAACTACAACTGGATGTTGGAAGCGAATAAAAATATAACCAATTTCAAAAGCTATGCCTATGAAGGTCTGGACGGAATGAAAACGGGCCATACCACGAATGCAGGGAATAACTTCACAGGTACGGCTGAACGTGATGGTATGCGTCTGATCAGTGTCGTTATGGGTACCGATTCCGAGCCTGCACGATTTAGAGAGACGAAGAAAGTGTTGGATTATGGTTATAACAACTTTGAAGTGAAGCAAGCTGTCGCTGGCAAGACCAAAGTGACTGGCTGGGAAACTGTACCTCTGAAAAAAGGTAAAGAAACGAATGTGCCAGTAGTGACCGACAACGCAGTTAGCTTTGTTGTTCCCAAAGGAACTCAAAACCTGGATGTTACCTTCAAAGCAAACGTAACAGAAGCAGACAAGCTGGTGGCTCCAATCAAAGCAGGTACGAAAGTCGGAACGGTGACCTATACCTATAAGGCTGATGGCGTTGAACCACAGGAGAAGACTGTGAACCTGATTACCGCAGAAGAGGCTGAAAAAGGCGGCTGGTTCCGTTTGTTCTTCCGTGCAGTAAAGGACTTCTTTGTTGACCTGTTTGACGGTATCAAGAACCTGTTCTAA
- the pdxT gene encoding pyridoxal 5'-phosphate synthase glutaminase subunit PdxT: MKIGVLALQGAVTEHIRSVERAGAEGLAVKQVEQLDELDGLILPGGESTTIGKLMRKYGFLEAIREFAAKGKPVFGTCAGLIVMAERITGQEEAHLELMDMTVSRNAFGRQRESFETDLPVKGIEETVRAVFIRAPLIESVGEQVEVLSTYKGEIVTARQGHLLACSYHPELTDDYRLHSYFVDMARSYKQSLQNQ, encoded by the coding sequence ATGAAGATAGGTGTATTAGCACTTCAAGGTGCGGTTACTGAGCATATTCGCAGTGTTGAGCGGGCTGGTGCAGAGGGACTGGCTGTAAAACAGGTTGAGCAGTTGGATGAACTGGATGGTCTGATCCTTCCTGGCGGTGAAAGCACCACAATTGGTAAATTGATGCGCAAGTATGGTTTCTTGGAGGCCATTCGTGAATTTGCTGCCAAGGGTAAACCGGTGTTCGGTACCTGTGCAGGCTTAATCGTAATGGCTGAGCGTATTACGGGACAGGAAGAAGCCCACTTGGAATTGATGGATATGACCGTATCCAGAAATGCATTCGGGCGACAGAGGGAAAGTTTCGAAACGGACCTGCCTGTCAAAGGGATTGAAGAAACGGTAAGGGCAGTATTTATTCGTGCACCTTTGATCGAGAGTGTTGGGGAACAGGTTGAAGTTCTTTCTACTTATAAAGGTGAGATCGTTACTGCGCGCCAAGGACACTTGCTGGCCTGTTCCTATCATCCTGAGTTGACGGATGATTATCGCTTGCATTCTTATTTTGTAGATATGGCCCGATCATATAAGCAGTCGTTACAGAACCAATAG
- a CDS encoding TetR/AcrR family transcriptional regulator, translated as MPKIVDHDKQRILVAEAAWRIIRRDGMEQASVRNIAEEAGISAGSMRHYFSTQSELLLYAMNLVSEKVSNRIQQLSFSGPPMDNMKLLLLEFMPNTDEKLAEMEVWYAFTAKSKTDPDLKALADKVYDEIRQAVATVIMYLVKLDLSRTDLNKELEIERLYALVDGLSIHAVLRPDQMTAEVMENVLSLHLASLCREER; from the coding sequence ATGCCTAAAATTGTAGATCACGATAAACAGCGAATTCTCGTCGCTGAAGCGGCTTGGCGCATCATACGCAGAGACGGCATGGAACAAGCATCTGTCAGAAATATTGCTGAAGAAGCAGGAATATCTGCCGGATCAATGCGTCACTACTTCTCAACCCAATCTGAGTTACTCCTATATGCAATGAATCTGGTATCCGAAAAGGTATCAAACCGAATTCAGCAGCTATCATTCAGTGGTCCTCCTATGGACAATATGAAACTTCTGCTGCTCGAATTCATGCCTAACACGGACGAAAAACTGGCCGAAATGGAGGTATGGTATGCTTTTACGGCCAAGTCCAAAACCGATCCGGACCTCAAAGCACTCGCAGACAAGGTTTATGATGAAATTAGACAAGCCGTGGCGACCGTAATTATGTACCTTGTGAAGCTTGACCTCTCACGAACTGATCTCAATAAAGAACTGGAAATAGAGCGTCTATATGCCTTGGTGGACGGACTGTCCATTCACGCTGTGCTTAGACCCGATCAAATGACCGCTGAGGTTATGGAGAATGTTCTTTCTCTGCATCTGGCATCATTGTGTCGCGAAGAGAGATAA
- a CDS encoding TrkH family potassium uptake protein, translated as MKFRLHIAKFLSPPLILVGGFLLIIAMGTILLMLPISNRSGEHLAFIDALFTSTSAACVTGLVVVDVGTTFNLFGQIVIMVLMQLGGLGFMTIATLFALVLGKRISLKDRLLLKEAINADSMEGIVRIIRKVLIFSFTIEGVAAVILALRWAAEMPLGQAAYYGIFHSVSLFNNGGFDLFGNSFQYYTGDLLFNLTASVLVISGGLGFVVLNDLFEFHKRRRLSLQSKLVLSVSGALIGIGALVLFIFEFTNGHTLASLSWPEKIYASIFQSVSTRSSGTSSIDITEMRQATQFFFILLMFIGASPGSTGGGIKTTTFLIMIGAVYAMIRGNKDIVFFRHRVPKELLMRALTIIMVSLIIFMVVVMLLLTTEDAPFLPLMFEAASAIGTVGLSVGVTAELTDIGKLIICFTMFIGRIGPLTIAYALRPRKEKKLYRHPEGRIIIG; from the coding sequence ATGAAATTCAGGCTTCACATTGCCAAATTTCTGTCACCCCCGCTTATCTTGGTTGGTGGTTTCCTGCTGATTATTGCCATGGGTACCATTCTGCTGATGCTGCCCATTTCGAACCGAAGCGGTGAGCATTTGGCGTTCATTGATGCTTTATTTACCTCAACATCAGCAGCATGTGTGACCGGACTTGTCGTTGTGGATGTAGGAACGACGTTTAACCTGTTTGGGCAGATTGTCATCATGGTACTTATGCAGCTTGGTGGACTCGGCTTCATGACCATTGCAACTCTGTTTGCGCTTGTCCTGGGTAAACGGATATCCCTTAAAGACAGGCTGCTTCTGAAAGAGGCAATCAATGCAGACAGCATGGAGGGGATTGTGCGCATTATCCGTAAGGTGCTGATCTTTTCGTTCACGATTGAGGGTGTGGCTGCTGTGATACTGGCCTTGCGCTGGGCAGCAGAGATGCCTTTGGGACAAGCAGCCTACTATGGTATATTCCACTCGGTTTCCCTGTTTAATAACGGTGGATTTGACCTGTTTGGGAACAGCTTTCAGTATTATACCGGGGACCTGTTGTTTAACCTGACTGCATCCGTGCTCGTTATATCTGGTGGACTCGGCTTTGTGGTCCTGAATGATCTGTTTGAATTTCACAAACGCCGCCGTTTATCTCTACAGTCGAAGCTGGTGCTTTCCGTTTCGGGTGCCCTGATTGGTATTGGTGCCCTTGTGTTGTTTATCTTTGAATTCACCAATGGACACACGCTGGCTTCACTGAGCTGGCCTGAGAAGATCTATGCTTCCATCTTCCAGTCTGTTTCTACGCGATCCTCTGGTACAAGCTCGATTGATATAACGGAGATGAGACAGGCTACCCAGTTTTTCTTCATTCTGTTGATGTTCATTGGTGCTTCACCGGGTTCAACGGGTGGCGGAATTAAGACAACGACGTTCTTGATTATGATTGGAGCAGTGTACGCCATGATTCGCGGCAATAAGGATATTGTATTTTTCCGTCATCGTGTTCCGAAGGAACTGCTTATGAGGGCGCTGACCATCATTATGGTATCTTTAATTATCTTTATGGTTGTGGTCATGCTCCTGCTTACAACGGAGGATGCACCATTCCTGCCACTGATGTTTGAAGCTGCTTCCGCAATAGGTACGGTGGGTCTGTCCGTAGGGGTGACTGCTGAATTAACGGATATAGGAAAACTCATTATCTGTTTTACGATGTTTATTGGCCGGATCGGACCATTAACCATCGCTTATGCGCTCCGTCCGCGTAAAGAGAAAAAGTTGTACCGCCATCCGGAAGGCCGGATTATTATCGGATAA